The nucleotide sequence tttagatTTTAAGGATGCTGctagtttatatataaaatatttggaaGCCCTTGAAAAAACTTCTGTATTggtaaataaacaaaattccATATCTTTATCACTACccataaataatgatgataaaaattgtgGTGATAACATATGTaggtataataaaaaaatgttaattaaagaaatacaaaaatgtattaatatacatatatggaATAATAACCAAAAAACATTGTTTTATTCAGGATTAaagaatattaaatttcgaaaattttataattaatatttatattgttagactgcacatttatataatatacaccTTTTTTAACCTTtgtatttatcaaaatatgcatataaccCCAATGAATTTGTTTTCTGTATTATCcttgtttgttttttttatttcatatattctTCAAATATAAGAACACAAACTATTTTGCTAcgctatttttaaattaaacatgattttctttttatgcCATTTTAATTAGTTCACTCTACCATTTAGCAgatcattattttaatatgatTCCACCCCTTTtccaataataaaaacatgtCACAAATATATAGTCAAGCAAATGTGAAACCATACATGGATCCACACTTTGCTATTGTGCTTGAAACTGATTTTATCTGCATATTGGGAAATGTGGAAACGTCTGATAATTAGtagctttttttaatttataatttttcttacataatcatataaaataaaatttaaacacAAGTTAATagtgtatattttttaaaattcattttttttctggaTATAGGAAATGTATGTATAGTGGCATAATTGTTATGGTTATGGCCACTCTCAATGATATGtcattttattgttttttgtatattttattaaaaaaaatgattaatataatgttaaatatattttattctattGCGCATGCTATCATAAAATggaattaattttttttacataaataattaagtATATGATGATATGTAACTATTATTGCTGCTATATTGTTAGTGCTCTCTTTTTAATGctacatattattattattttttttttttttttttgaaaatttataaccctatttttatagattTTGTTAAGTGTTTCcttatgaattttttaccatttttaattgtaataaattattgataagatattttaaaaaaaatgaaagatatataaaataatgtgaAAAGAATAGGCATTTCTTTTTActctattattattgaaaaaagaaagagaaCAAGCCAAACAAGGTATGCTCTAAAGAGGCACAAAAGAAGAAGAATTTGGCAATAGCatggatatataattataaataagtaaatatataaatatatatgcatattattgtaTGGGTACTTTTCCAAATCCCTTGTGCCTATTTGTCACTTCTTCTCAACTTTAGCGTGCTATTGTGAATTGACTTAAAGAAAAGCTTAATGAAGAGATCGTTGAGGAAATTCTTTGAAGCAATTTCACCCTCGTAGAAACTGATAAAGTACATTCTCAATATACTCATGCTTATGTCTATTTGATTTGAAAggaaactaaaaaaatgatatacataaattgtGAGCATGAGATAGTTAGTATAAAAGAcgatgaaataaatgatgaaaattatggggtaattaaaaatgtattaaaaaattataatgcaAATGTAAATAGTTGGATAGAGATATGTATCgcattttacaaaaaaaacaattataaattattcgTGGATTTGATAAAAGAAggtgataattttttttgtaataataaagaaggggatacaaaatttaatatattgttattattatataactctgaaaaaatcataaatgttaaaaatttgaataaagAAAGCGAGTTAAAAATTAAGTTAGagaatttaataaatcatgttgaaaaaaataaaaaaataaataatacacaAGAACAAGATGACAATATAGAGGAAGAAAAGTgtgaatataatgaaaaagagaaaGATGATTATTTGTCTCATTACTTAACTAAAggaatatacaattttaatatatatttatatttaataaataaatatgataataaatttcttaaaaaatgtgcCCTTTCATCTtctatacaaataaatccTAATGatacacaaaataataaaagtagTTTTTTAACAGACAAACTAactaatgaatatattaatccattgaattatttaattgatagtataaacatatttaaatatttaatacaaaaaaacaattatgattttatttcttcaatttatttatcttttggactttgtttaatatataagctAGATCACTGTATAGAATTTTCTTCTcatgttttattaaaaattattaactttgaaatatttttaaataaaaaattggaagAATATAGAAAGAAATCCAGCAATTTCGTAGACCAATATACTCAAGATGAAAACgcaaataatttaactCCAGAGAAAGAACAAAAGGGATGGTTTTCAAAGTTTGTTGGAAACAAAAATACACCTAGTCCCTctccaaataaaaaaactcAAGACATTAGAGATACAAAGGAATGCTTAcaaaaatgcataaaatttaaaaacttattaaacttattaaaaatatttaaatccataataaaatgtataattggaatttgttatatgaaaaaaaaaaatttcagTATGGCCTCTTACTGTTTTACAACGTCATTACAACTTTACAGTTTTTGGCCATCGTATTTGTTAAACTCATGgttattattaacaaattatataaataaagttGTACAAAATACTGgctttattaatataaaagacaagttaaattttttatcaaattattatgttgCACAGAATAATCCTTATAATGATTATGTAgagtatttaaaaaaattaaataaaaaaaaaatattaaaaaatggctgtttatattttgaaaattatgtacaatgtgaaaaaataaatgaaaacaaatgtagaatattttttgataataagCAAATTGATTATCAAAAAGGGAATGGAAATAGTAAggttaatgaaaatgatgttATTTTATCTCAAGTTGTTACTATTGCtggaaatgaaaaagaggAAAGGTGtgtgcaaaaaaatatgaacaaatgGAGAGAATATAAACTAGCTAATACTGTACATAATTTAAGTAGTGTACATgtaaaagatataataaatttaacattattttattatttaaattatatgaaaggaacaattatgttttattctaaaatggataaaaatatatgggattgtgaagaaaattataatattaataaaaatgatatttatgaatatgatgaaataataGATCCAGttgataatacaaataaagaatgtttaaaaaataaatttgcacacacatttttaaataataatatgatttCAATGTATTTAGATTTATGTGAATTTTGGCTAGCtcaaggaaataaaaaagctattattttattaaaaataataaaagaaaaaataaattttaattatgttaATACAAAACAATTAAGTAGGTATTACTTACTTATtggtatttattttcatataataaaaaatatgaaaagagcattaaaatattatcgtaaaagttttattattaataagaattatttaaatttatattattatactctttcgtatatttatttaaaaaaatataataaagcaaaaaaatatatattatatgcttatagtaagtataaaaatgtatattttataaaattatatgcatatttttatatacacacagctaatatttatttaaattataatgttattattaataaacaaaatgatgCAAGTTTAAGAGATGGTAATCCTATGCTGAAAAAGGAGGGAACTGCCTTGGACGAAGTAAATCAGCATAAGCCTTTTGTAGACAATTctcatatatatagcaaatttataaaaagtgACATGAACAATGAAAACATTAAAGTAACGGTAAAAATGTTAGACAACATACTGGATATCCTAAATAAATACGACaacttatttattaatgatATAGACATAACTTTGATGAAAGCCAAAATTTATGAACTgttattaacaaaatataatgatgaaaatatgaaagcttattttaatttgttaaatGAAATTCcggatattaaaaatttctttgtcaaaaaaaataaaacttataaaatatcttatgaattaattaataattatattgttGCATTGTTTTATTGTGATTATAAAGAGAAAAGTCTACAGTTAATGGAATTACTAAAAAgagaaatttttttaaaaataaaaaaattctatacatattatgTATACGTTTTTTGCAAAGACGATTTGAATAGTTCCAACATTGaaaatacacaaaaaaGAGGAACAAAAATAGACAAGTACTGGAATAAAATtgtagaaaatgaaaagttGAAACATAATTCGGACCATAacattaacaaaaataggAAAATAGCTGGTGGGGgaagaaaagaaaagaaaaaaaatgataacatTGGTAAGGGTAATAATATGGCCAACGGAATGGTAACaaatttggaaaaaaaaaaaattattgaagaaaataaaattaagttGAAGTACATTAAAGAAATGCTAAGATGTGAAAGAGTATATAAAGTACGGGAGAATTTGTTAAGTAACATGGGATTTATTAATAGAAATGGCACAAATGATGCACGTATTAGCAACAGTggcaaaataaatgtatacGAGAAACAATCAAAGAAAGAAAGGTGCcgaaatataattaattatttaaaaaaaatatacatcactataaattttaacacCTCTGTACTGTTGGAATATAATGGTTATTCTTATATATCAACaagtatttataaaatatttacaaaaatatatataaattatgaaagTGCTTACATTAGGCTtgcaaatatttatataaggaataaaaattatgcaaaAGCTAAGGATGTAATAGCTAAAGggttaaaatataataataactcagtccaattaaatttattaaaagtatatctacatattaaaagaaagcACTATGATTATAGCATATATTCATtggataaattaaaaaaatcaaaacaaaataaaacacgTGATTTTagcaaaaatgaaaaagataataatcTTCAGAACGAAAATTCTTCAGCAGACacattaataaatacatatttagctataattaaattttacaaaataaaggaTTGTAAAAGTAAATCAGAAAAAACGTTTTTATTAAacgaaatatataatttaataaatatattaacagaaaataataaaaataatttttatatagcGAATTTAATATCTGTTTTGTtaagtataaataataattatgaagtATCATGTGAATCTTTTCAATGTTTAATAGATTCCTATAATAAATTGTcatacttttatatttcaagtttaaaaaatttagtCCTACATATGTttaatcatataattagaaataataatataataaataataaattatttgtaaataagctaaatttattttttaatttaactATCAAAAATGGAGTtagtgataaaaaattttatttatgttattcaaattttttacatatattagaTAGATATGAAGAatctataaatttattatatgaagcTTATCAAAAATGGCCATATGATATATCCTTATTAAATACCcttataatttgtattgATTCGTGtgtttcaaaatatttaagcTCAGATTATgttgatttaaaaaatatattatttatgaaggatttaatttatttttcctttCACATAATATACACACTATTACATTTCAAGCACTTCGCAATGAATTCAACACTCGTTTCATCTGGTAAGTTTATGTCTGTCTATATGTTCATATACCTGCGTGTGTGTTGTTGATATTCGGGAACAGATCTTCCTTGCGTTACATGCTTATTggtttaatatatttttcctatacatttatattcatttccttttatttatatgcttattttttatagataataaatttaactATTACAAAGAAGAGGATTACATcattgaaataaaaaagaaagattTGGAAAATATAGTAAGCCGAAAGTATTTAATAATGGcgtataaaaaattcgatgaaaaaataaatcctTACATTGAAAGCAGTCTACCAAGTATGctaaagcaaaaaaaaatgcttcatttgagaaaaataaatatgcacaaaaaaatatacgaagaaaaaaaaagaaagcaAATGAGCTTTACgaataaaacaaaacgCCAGGAATCCCTACATGAAGAATTGTTAAAGGATGTAAATGATTTGAATTATCACCTGTCTGGTCAGGTAGAAATTAATAAAGAAGATGAAGAGAATAAGCTAGCTAATATCGATTTTAACAATAATGAGCCTAATATGGAAAATGTTGCAAatgacaaaaaatattatgatgaTGACGAAGCTGAAGGCTCATCTTCTGATAGCTCAGACTTATTTGAGGAAAAAAAAccgaaaaaaagaaaaattgaCACTGATAAATAATACGAAAAGAAGGGAATAAAAGAAGCCCAATTTTGTGCATAATTTTAACATAGATAAAAGTAAgctattaatataaatatgggattatatttaaaaggaTAATAAGGGTTTAAAGGTTTGGaacttaattttatttttataaataatacacaaaggaaaatatttatgaatagttcagaaaaaaaaataaaaaaatgtatatatatttgtaaaatttattaaacaaaataagaaaaatgctaataaaacaatatttcgctatttaagaaaaaaaaaataaataacataaaaatatactatatacgttaaataaataaatattgtatGTGTTTAGCTTAAAAAATGCTAtcataaacaaataaactTAACTGtaattcatcattttttaaatctaaattatcaaatttacagaaattatatgtattttgataatattcttttgataaataagtaaaagGTCCTCGGGTTATTCCGTTGAGtgaaaaacatatatattcatcgAGGGCGCCATAATTTTCCAATTGTTTTAACCCAATACTTACATAACTAATAGGTGTGTGCAGGAAAgaagacaaaaaaatat is from Plasmodium chabaudi chabaudi strain AS genome assembly, chromosome: 8 and encodes:
- a CDS encoding tetratricopeptide repeat protein, putative, whose amino-acid sequence is MIYINCEHEIVSIKDDEINDENYGVIKNVLKNYNANVNSWIEICIAFYKKNNYKLFVDLIKEGDNFFCNNKEGDTKFNILLLLYNSEKIINVKNLNKESELKIKLENLINHVEKNKKINNTQEQDDNIEEEKCEYNEKEKDDYLSHYLTKGIYNFNIYLYLINKYDNKFLKKCALSSSIQINPNDTQNNKSSFLTDKLTNEYINPLNYLIDSINIFKYLIQKNNYDFISSIYLSFGLCLIYKLDHCIEFSSHVLLKIINFEIFLNKKLEEYRKKSSNFVDQYTQDENANNLTPEKEQKGWFSKFVGNKNTPSPSPNKKTQDIRDTKECLQKCIKFKNLLNLLKIFKSIIKCIIGICYMKKKNFSMASYCFTTSLQLYSFWPSYLLNSWLLLTNYINKVVQNTGFINIKDKLNFLSNYYVAQNNPYNDYVEYLKKLNKKKILKNGCLYFENYVQCEKINENKCRIFFDNKQIDYQKGNGNSKVNENDVILSQVVTIAGNEKEERCVQKNMNKWREYKLANTVHNLSSVHVKDIINLTLFYYLNYMKGTIMFYSKMDKNIWDCEENYNINKNDIYEYDEIIDPVDNTNKECLKNKFAHTFLNNNMISMYLDLCEFWLAQGNKKAIILLKIIKEKINFNYVNTKQLSRYYLLIGIYFHIIKNMKRALKYYRKSFIINKNYLNLYYYTLSYIYLKKYNKAKKYILYAYSKYKNVYFIKLYAYFYIHTANIYLNYNVIINKQNDASLRDGNPMLKKEGTALDEVNQHKPFVDNSHIYSKFIKSDMNNENIKVTVKMLDNILDILNKYDNLFINDIDITLMKAKIYELLLTKYNDENMKAYFNLLNEIPDIKNFFVKKNKTYKISYELINNYIVALFYCDYKEKSLQLMELLKREIFLKIKKFYTYYVYVFCKDDLNSSNIENTQKRGTKIDKYWNKIVENEKLKHNSDHNINKNRKIAGGGRKEKKKNDNIGKGNNMANGMVTNLEKKKIIEENKIKLKYIKEMLRCERVYKVRENLLSNMGFINRNGTNDARISNSGKINVYEKQSKKERCRNIINYLKKIYITINFNTSVLLEYNGYSYISTSIYKIFTKIYINYESAYIRLANIYIRNKNYAKAKDVIAKGLKYNNNSVQLNLLKVYLHIKRKHYDYSIYSLDKLKKSKQNKTRDFSKNEKDNNLQNENSSADTLINTYLAIIKFYKIKDCKSKSEKTFLLNEIYNLINILTENNKNNFYIANLISVLLSINNNYEVSCESFQCLIDSYNKLSYFYISSLKNLVLHMFNHIIRNNNIINNKLFVNKLNLFFNLTIKNGVSDKKFYLCYSNFLHILDRYEESINLLYEAYQKWPYDISLLNTLIICIDSCVSKYLSSDYVDLKNILFMKDLIYFSFHIIYTLLHFKHFAMNSTLVSSDNKFNYYKEEDYIIEIKKKDLENIVSRKYLIMAYKKFDEKINPYIESSLPSMLKQKKMLHLRKINMHKKIYEEKKRKQMSFTNKTKRQESLHEELLKDVNDLNYHLSGQVEINKEDEENKLANIDFNNNEPNMENVANDKKYYDDDEAEGSSSDSSDLFEEKKPKKRKIDTDK